In a genomic window of Bacillota bacterium:
- the rplF gene encoding 50S ribosomal protein L6 — translation MSRVGRLPVAIPAGVEVKIHDNGVEVKGPKGRLYKKFHPEIRVSLEGGQLVVARPSDEKEHRALHGLTRALLQNMVEGVTRGFSRSLELVGVGYRAAKQGKKLVLTVGYSHPVEIEPEEGLEIEVPAPNKIVVRGIDKEKVGALAARIRSVREPEPYKGKGIKYEDEVIKRKVGKAGVKGKK, via the coding sequence ATGTCCAGAGTTGGACGCCTTCCGGTGGCGATACCGGCAGGAGTAGAGGTAAAGATCCACGACAACGGCGTTGAGGTCAAGGGCCCGAAAGGGAGGCTTTACAAAAAGTTCCATCCCGAGATCAGGGTTTCTCTTGAAGGCGGCCAGCTCGTGGTAGCGAGGCCCTCGGATGAAAAAGAGCACCGGGCGCTCCACGGCCTGACAAGGGCTCTCCTGCAGAATATGGTAGAAGGGGTGACGCGGGGCTTTTCCCGGAGCCTGGAACTGGTGGGAGTGGGTTACAGGGCGGCGAAGCAGGGAAAGAAGCTGGTCCTTACCGTGGGCTATTCCCACCCCGTGGAAATCGAGCCGGAGGAGGGCCTGGAAATCGAAGTTCCTGCCCCCAACAAGATTGTTGTCCGGGGAATCGATAAGGAAAAGGTGGGCGCCCTTGCCGCCCGCATCCGCAGTGTCCGCGAGCCTGAGCCTTATAAAGGAAAAGGGATTAAATACGAGGACGAGG
- the rpsH gene encoding 30S ribosomal protein S8: MMTDPIADFLTRIRNANQVHRDRVEVPASKMKKALAEILKNEGFIRNYEYIDDGKQGILRLYLKYGPNRERVITGLKRISKPGLRVYVKKDEIPRVLGGLGVAVISTPKGLMTDKQARQEGLGGEVICYVW, from the coding sequence ATGATGACGGACCCGATCGCAGATTTCCTGACGCGGATTCGGAATGCCAATCAGGTTCACCGGGATCGCGTGGAAGTGCCTGCCTCCAAAATGAAAAAGGCTCTGGCAGAAATTCTCAAAAACGAGGGGTTCATCCGGAATTACGAATACATTGACGACGGGAAGCAGGGGATCCTGCGGTTGTATCTGAAATACGGGCCAAACCGCGAAAGGGTTATTACCGGACTCAAGCGCATCAGCAAGCCGGGCCTTCGGGTTTATGTCAAGAAGGACGAAATTCCCAGGGTCCTGGGTGGTTTGGGTGTGGCGGTTATTTCCACCCCGAAAGGGCTGATGACCGACAAGCAGGCCCGGCAGGAGGGCCTGGGTGGTGAGGTTATTTGCTACGTTTGGTAA